The sequence GGAAAAGTAAgaggaaataacaaaaagaaaggaGGAGAGAGTGGTTTAGTTTTAGAGCAGAAAGTGCGGATGGGAATGGGATGGGACTGTTTGTTTTCAAcgttttgctctttttcttttctgattttttgGATTAGGAATAGTAACTGACAAGGATATCTAACAAACAGCTTATTTTGACTCCAATTGTTTAATTGGAGAGTGTGTTTGACCCGCTTCGTTTATTCTGCTCCGCTCACCATGAATTGGTTAGTATTTATTGGACACTCTCGTTGTTTTGTTCCTCAAGCTAGTTCTGCCCATAACTGGGGTCAGTCTTGTGCATTGGAAAGGAACAAAGAAACAATTTTCTTCATTCcaagaataattaattaattactcattatatcattattattatatcTTATAGACTAAAccacaaaaaataataatgaaagatTGATTTGTTGACAAAAGTATATTATAAAAGATCATAACATCTCATATGTTCATAATTAATTAGTTCTGTTTGTCAAAAATAGTCAATAGACGATTGCTCCAATAGACTATAGAGAGAGAAATGTTAACATGGCCATGAAGGTTGAGAAGAAGATTAAAGATGAAATCAAAGCTATAAGAGTATGACTTGTGTACATGGTTATTTTTGTCAAACAGATCTAATCATTTGTGGGCATATGAGGAGTTATGATCTTTTATGGTTATTTTTATCAACGAATCAATCTTTTATGGTTACTTTTGGTGGTTTAGTCTATCTTTATGATACATAAGATTCTACTAGACACATGTAGATATAGGTCGAGTCtgggtaaacaacttaattaagttacttttgaagaaatagtttaaacaataaatgcttatattaaaaatagtttatTAACAAGTTATTTTTTTTGGGACTTattaataagttattttgtgtttgattttttagttctaaaagtgcttattttaagagaaaagtgataaaaagctttttattacgagagaagtcattttttttaacttctccttaagcaccaaaatagctttttagaaagttacaattttgttttgaaaattgtacCAGATATTAATACTACACATTTTCATAagctaaaagttaaaaaaaagtcACTTATGAACCTATCCAAACAGGCCTGTAGTCCATTATGATACAAGTCGTCTTATTTATCTCTAATACGATATGatattattaaaagaaaatataaattgttAAATCTGACATTTTTTATCAAATTAATACTGTCTTTTGCAATTCTTTgtcattttatattatttttatttgaatcttTTCAATACATTTTTCATAATTTGGTCTGTAATTTAATTCTGAAAACAAAACgaataacattttatacttaaGAACTTCTATACATAGGAGTCTTAGCTCTAATGCTACAAGTCTAAAACAACTGGCTAACAACAAACGAATACCCGAGTACTGCTATAAAATTGCAGATTCTATATTATAGTTCCCTAGCAAATGCAATCAACAGAGAAACAATATAAAACGGAACCATCAGAATAATGTGTTCTAAAATTTTCTTTCGCATATGTGTACAAGAAACGGAAAAAGAAAATGGgaaaaaggggaaagaaaaaaAGGAAGTACTTCATTTGGCTTAGTCACAACGCAAGGTTCAATTTTACCAAGTGCAACGCAAACAAAGTTCAGCATGATTGCATTTGCAGCGGGATGATAACACTTCCAGGTGTTTGGTCAAGAATTAGAAAACCTAAAAGACATCACTTATCCTCATCTGGCAGAAGAAGTGCACTAATAGCTTCCAAATTGTCCATATGGCAACTAGGACAAATGCATCTTCTTTGAAGTTCCTCGACAAGTGTGTTGTATGTAGCTTCTAAGGTTGAAGTCTGCTTGTGTTCAATTAAGGACACAAGAATTTGTTCTATTGGAATATTATATCACCATGAATAATAATACTGAGATCACAACAACCAGCACATTGTATTGAATAAATTAGGGGCAGATGAGGTAGAAAGAACTGAACATACTACTCTGTTCTAATAAATTTACTAAATTTgattctattttatttctcttcttacttttcttttttattttttatttttgggagaaatttacAAAACGTAAAAGAATCTAGATGGGGAAAATCTCAATTTCTAGCTAATACCCTTCATAGTTTCTCTGGTTCAATTCAACATGACATATTCAAACTATAGCTAAtaagagtagagaaggccgatcAGTGAAAGAGAATTTATATGattaaccataaaccataaaccacaaaccataaccATTAATCTGACAGATGGCGCATACATCTTCAACGGAATTTATATAGTATGTACTGTGTAACCTGCGCAGCAGAGAGTAAAAAAGCAACTATATGACTTGAATATTCATAAGGATATATGGTTAGATCCTGCAATGCTCTTGTTTCTGTGACTATCGTGTNNNNNNNNNNNNNNNNNNNNNNNNNNNGTACTTACCTTAAGAAACCGTGAAATAGCAGTAAATAAAGACATGATATTGATAAGGAAGGAACCTGGATTTTCCAACAGGTGATTCTCAACTTACTTTCTCATGAGTTTCGATTTCTGCTCGGTATTCCTCATCCTCTTTAGTTGTTTGAGATAGTATATCCGAAAGCATACTTTCAAGAGCAACaatttcatcatcattctcattctCTTTCATATTCACTTGTGGTGCATCTAAAACGAAGTAAATGCAGCCTCAGTTTCTAGACACACGCATTTGAATTAGACCGTTTGTACATCAATATACTCCATATTGAGTAACCATTCCAAACATATTTCCAATAATCATTTCAGCAAGTTCTGATACACAGATAGTAGATTGATTTGGTAATGAAACTGAGGGAAACTGAAAGTAAAAATAAACGACCTAGTAAGTTAATATGAATAAAAACGCAAGTAGGTAATTATCAGGATGAATAAGCTTGAGCCTCTTGACGAAATTCCCCTCCCTAGACCAAGTACAGATTGTTCATTGCCACATTAGTACCTTTCTGTTCCTTTNNNNNNNNNNNNNNNNNNNNNNNNNNNNNNNNNNNNNNNNNNNNNNNNNNNNNNNNNNNNNNNNNNNNNNNNNNNNNNNNNNNNNNNNNNNNNNNNNNNNNNNNNNNACCATGATTGTTTTTATCTCACTTGCATCCAAAACCCTGCTTGCTACTAATAGGTTGCTTTCTCTCCAGCTTGCTTCCAATGGTTACCTATTCCTCACTCGCAACTATCCCTTCTTTAGGCCTGATATCGTCTCCCAGCGTAATCCTCTACCCCCTCCCAATTCTTACTTTTGTACAGCCAGTCAGCCACATGTGAAGTGTGTGCGTAGAAGAGATGTGTTAATACTAAATTATTAGTAAATGAAATTAGTGGTTGAGGTATTGAAATCAACGACGGAAAAGACTATTTAATCATGGGTAGACAAATTTATTCAGTTTGCCAGAAGGAATGGAAACAGTATAAGTAATCTCTTTTCTTTCATAAAAGTTATCACCTAATTCTTCTCATCTCCTATATAGGCCAACAGTTATCAACTCTAGCAGTTAAAAGAATCATTGAACCTGTATAAGCTTCACAATCTACTGCTTCAATATCACAATTAATGATGCTCTCATGAAATCTCCTGCATTTGATATAAGTGACTGGATGTAAGAGACATAGCTGGGACTTTTCAGATCAAAGATTGACTCATGTCTTATTGAGTTTTTGATCCGGCAAAATTCAATATATTCTTAACCATGCATCTGAAggtattattgttattatttggaAATGTGGGGGGTGCCTAAGAGGAATTTGATGCCTTTTTGGCATTTAAGGAAAAATATTTGTGTCGCAGATACATGCACCCATTTTGTTATAGATACTAAATGGCCAAAGGATTGGACAACTGTTATAATGTTATGAGCATACAATAATTCACAATataatcttatttcaaaatttataagAGCTAATAACACTTATAACCATATCATATATTTCACAAGCAACGTCACCAAAGATCAGCAGCATTAAGGTCAGAAGGTAGTCAAAAATTCTAGCAAACATTTTGAAGGACACAGAATGGAACAAAATCACTAGGATACATTTTCCCCAACTCCCATAATGATTTTAACTGATGCATAATAGTTTCATCATCCAGACAGACCTTATCTTGGCATTCAGATCAAGCATGCTGTGGATGAATTGCTCACTGCACAATCAGGTAAGAGAACAAGCCTGAAAAACTTGTAAACCTATCAAATCAACCTTTCCATTTCCAAAATGATTGAAATGAGTAGTGAAGCATGACAAATTCCTTACCGTAAAGCTGCTTCTTCCATCTTCCATAACAGAAGGCACAATTTCCAGAAGACAtggattcaattcaattcaatgaGATTAACCTTAGACACAAGAACACGTAACATGAACAATAGATTAAGTTCTAAGTACCTTGAGAGTTTCCACTTCAGATCTCAGAGCAGAGATTTCATATTGAATTCGAGATATCCTTGCCTATCATCACAATTTCGAGTTCAATTTACAAATATAACGACAAATCCCACCAAAAGCGACAATAAAACACGGAGAAGTAACTAACCTCGAGCGTTTGAGCTGAAGCTTCACTCATGGAAAATTGAACTTCAAAACCTATAATCTCCTGCTCAGTGAGTTCTTTGCATCGCTTAGCATCTTCAAGCTCCACGTTAACAACGCTCAAATCAGAAGTGAGCTTCTCGATTTGCTTTCTCAGAGTAACTACCCTTCGTTCTTCACCATTCAATTAACGGAAAGATTCAAATGATAAATGTTGTTCGGCACTCGTTCAGGAGAAGCGTCTCGGGAAACAAACAAGGAAAGTAGAAATGGAAGCGAGATACCTCCTTGAGATTTCTCGGAGGCAAAATTGCGGATGAGGCTCAAGAGTTGCTTCTGTGGATGATCCCTTTCCGTTCCCGCCATGGACATTGCTTTTCTTCGGTAAGTTTTCTAACCCTTATGCTAGATATGAAAATTTCAAACTTCTTATATGCGCTAGCGGATTTTAAattaatctttttaattaatttattaggacTAACAATGGGCAGCATCAAAGTAAGTTTTGGACTCTACCaaactctttattttttttttttaaatttaaccaTATTTTATCTTAATTATATCTGTATTTTAAAATTCTAANNNNNNNNNNNNNNNNNNNNNNNNNNNNNNNNNNNNNNNNNNNNNNNNNNNNNNNNNNNNNNNTGCCcacacaaaaaataattttttaaacaaatataaaatttagTCACTTTACATTTtattcaaattaataaaataaaaattaaaaaattatgttcaaattaaaattaaaaataatactaTTTGGTCACATATGATAATATAGGTGACATGCTAACATAGGCGGTTAAGCCACGTATCATAATACTATTAAGTTAAGactcaaagtggtccctgaagttacactcgaacctcatagtagtccctgaacttAATAGTTATCCATATTCATCCCTAAAGTTACACTTCAGGACTCAGACTCGGCCTTCCGACACATTCCATCCATCTGACGCTACCGAAAAGCTGAGTTGGACTCTTTCGTGACACGCTGTCAAAGAAACGGCTAGCTGACGTAGCGGAGTAAACTGTTTTGATTCAATTTGGTTCCTAAATTGAAGTTAAAAACCATAATCCCAATTTTGAAGAACCATCGCTACAATGTtcactctcttctcttctcttcgctTCTCTTGTCTTGTCTTTTCCATCTTCAAAGCCACATGGTTATGGCTAGCGCGAGCAACGCAACTGGGAGCTCGAACAACCCACGATCATTTGGAAGCATTATGAGGAGAATGAATAGAAACATAGATTCGTGTTTGCCAGAATGGTGTGGGTGCGAGTTGACACCAGTGTTGCGATGGTTAGGGACAGATTCTAATTCAGGGAGACCATTCCTGCGTTACTCAAACTACAATGTaagtgattgttgttgttgtttgctaTATTTCTGGATATAAACTTGGCTTATTCACTTTCTTAGGTGCAGACTGTAGGTAAGAGGTGGTGTGGGTTATTTGTGTGGGTAGATAATATTTTGGAAGAAGATGTTATAGCATGTGATGGTAGAATAAGCCCTTCAATTGACAATGAAAAATGGAAGATGAAGATTGCTTGAAAACTTGGGAGGCTAGAGGCTGAAGTTAGGGTTCTAAAATTTGGGGGGAGGGGGGGAGGGAGGGGGGATTTTGGGGTTTGTATTTATGCTACTACTGATTATAGTAGCTGTTCTTCTCTTAAAATTGGATAGGCAACATGATCAATTGTATCTAGCAAAAAACAAATGACATATTATATGCATATGTTGTTCCCGTATTTGTACCTGtccttttatttgaaaaaaatacaaattaaagtATTTGATATCACTATGCAACAATATTTGAAAATTGGAGAAACAATATGTTATATGCATATATTTGTTCCTGCACTACTAATCCATTCATCCATAATATAATTCTTGTCAAAGTATTCATAATATATGCCTTACATAATCATATGATCCTAATTTCTGGTTTGTAATGAAATGAAAATGGACATGGTTTGAAATTACTCTTAATTGCATATCAGAGGACAAAATAGAACAAAAAATCTGACACAGCTCAATTTAAAAAAGTCATAATTCATATTCATAACATAGAAAATACATCCAAAAAAGGAATTATAGAGCAAGAACAATAGTCACCAAGTATATCAAAGTTGTCAAAATATTGACCTCATAAGTTTATAACACTAAAATCTCCAACACTATGATCCTAATTAAGAAAgcatacaaaataaataacttCATTAAAACAGATAAACAAAGACACTATCTGTCCCTAAACATAATAATCTtaatattcattttttaaatctGGGTGGTCTGAATCCAGGGTTGGGCACATACTTCATGAAGTTTGCAAGCCTTGTAGCAGTGTCCTATGTTACACCTTGCATAGGATTAGGTGGATGATTCCTTGCTGATTGACTGCTTGCCGATGGGGTGACAGCAGGTGGGGTGGTTGCTGATAGATTGCTGCTTTCTaaagttgattttttttgtttggacAACTTTCTTTTGGGAGGAAATTTTAGTGGCCTAACAGAAGAAGGTGAAACTTATCAGTGGAAACATGTAAAATAGTTACTAAACTAGATAAGAATATGTATTTAATAAAATGAATGTCATCTAATTTTGTGAACCTATTGAGAGTCATCAGTTTTTGACAAGGGTGGTTGACTGAGTTCAAGTTGAATTTCAGTTGGGGGTTGTGGGACAGGGGTGGCTTTACCACCATTTACCGGTCCAACTAGAGCAGAGTTGACCTGACCTTCACCACCATTAGTAGCAGTGGGTTGTGCAGCAGCAGCCTCTTCATCAACAGCTTTCTTTGCACAGTTTCTTTTGGTATGTCCTGCTTCACAACAATAACGACAACAactttttttataaattcttttcGTCTTGGTCCTCTGCTTCTTACTCCCACTTGGCTCCTCATCTGtatcctttcttctttttttcttaagtGGTCCTGGCTTCTTTCTAAACTTTGGTGCTTGTGGTCTGTTATATGGTGACTTTTTTTTATAGAGTTTGACCTGGAATTGAATTGATATGGAAGGCATATGTGTTATTATATGCTTCCATGGTCAGCCACTTATGACAAAACTCATCCGATCTTTTACCAGCCCTTGCCAATGTAGCACAAACATGCACACATGGCATCCCTAAACAACATTAATACAACAACAAAGACAATAATAATAAGCCAACTATAAtctcatataataataataagataacaataaacaaataaaaaaatattaccacTCAATTGCCAGAAACCACATGTGCAGGGCCTCTTTTTCAAGTCCACAACCATGTTAGTTGGCCAGCTATGAACTTTGAATTTTTCATAGTTTGTGTCACCAGACCACATCGGGACCCAACTTTTTGATTCCTTCCTTATCTTTTCTAACCTGTTGTGCTGTATATGAGGTAGAATTCCAATGTTTGAATTAATCTTGACTTTGTTCCTAACTATGGACCTCATTGCATACATCCCGACTTCTTCCAAGAGTGGGATAATAGGCTTGGCTCTAGCTTCTTTGATCCTAGAGTCAAAGACTTCACAAGCATTGTTATAGATGTTGTCTATTTTAAGTGTATTACTGAAGAATGTCCGATTCTAAGAGTCTCTAGGCCACTTGTTCAAATACTCCCAAACATTCTTATTAACCCTCTCAATCTTTTTGATAATTTCAAGAAATTCATCTTGGCTAGTACACCTTGCACAATCTCATAGTAGCCTTTTAAACTGGAGATCCTTCCATTGCTTATTGAAGTTCTTCCATAAATGCCAAACACAAAATATATGATGGACATCTAGAAAAACCTCCTTAACTGCATGGATAAGGCCttgattgaataaaaaaaatagttgtcAGACACTTGTTATCGAGCATCAGAATAGTCCCTAAAGTTGCATAAGTGACATCTAAGAGGTCTCTAAACTTTCATAAGTGACATCAAATTTTATAAGTGACATCAAATTGGTCCCTTTTTAATCATTGAAGCTTATCGAATTAGTCCTCCTCCATATAAACAGGACATTGTTCAGCATGTATAAACAGCAGTCCAATATATAAACAGAAGTCCAAGAACTATGTAATAAATAGTTTCTCACTTATCAACAGTCAAATAATAGTAAAAAACCAACAGCCAAATAAGAGACTAATTACAGTAGCCAAATAATAGACTAATTATACAGCAAAAATGATTACAATGTCATGTAACAATtaataaaggtttaattactcccaagtccctatagtttcaccgaattttcaattaagtccctatactttttttcttttcaattg is a genomic window of Arachis ipaensis cultivar K30076 chromosome B06, Araip1.1, whole genome shotgun sequence containing:
- the LOC107647599 gene encoding uncharacterized protein LOC107647599; this translates as MSMAGTERDHPQKQLLSLIRNFASEKSQGERRVVTLRKQIEKLTSDLSVVNVELEDAKRCKELTEQEIIGFEVQFSMSEASAQTLEARISRIQYEISALRSEVETLKMEEAALREQFIHSMLDLNAKIRRFHESIINCDIEAVDCEAYTDAPQVNMKENENDDEIVALESMLSDILSQTTKEDEEYRAEIETHEKVS